In one window of Nothobranchius furzeri strain GRZ-AD chromosome 11, NfurGRZ-RIMD1, whole genome shotgun sequence DNA:
- the myripa gene encoding rab effector MyRIP isoform X1, with the protein MMGRKLDLTGLSDNEATHVLQVVQRDMRLRKKEEERLSELKQELDEEGSRCLLLSRQSCFNQRCCIRCCSPFTFLLNPKGRCRDCSYNVCKACRVYNQRDKAWLCSACQKCRLLKTQSLEWFYTNVKKRFKRFGSAKVLKTLYRKHLAEHSALSELTEGSACDESICNEDSVSGSDSTFYRQTEEHSLEETLTVAMRVAEEAIDEAISRAEFDTSTQKKQNEAHYLQEHKGELIEELARTIVQKITSRRNSSAEMRAEYDHKWPSEQNTSLHPHQSNCDQVSGSLKANLWRSHSAFTLDDCSCTPEQNCLTALKNEASGLAMTAWKSVDRLDNSVLKSPDGNWIALQSAQLSRPSLLTKRKSLVYSALERESGVVSAYEGLGSDNETKPEADSAWGAVLQEIHRKMTDSKFTSHGHNVTPLVDPHVCSDDPFSDSEGHWKPIKHLLVHLKKKVPAEIRKPLSSRRTSIIDVNFNLKGGGEREGVKMAAQPETRKIRKSRKKRSKKKPSSVLDLNRESDPLHPSDAVTPTTPTSEASTPEPFDLDGDVTGKDFSLNVHQSEGRVSDFDMREGPEKDRSDGETGVMTRQRDMDLGGLTPEEEEKEKDEEVRCSLYRLVSQSNLTYFSSTKDDLDRVGQSEGEGDTEEEQKSLSNRLFQLEKRVQAMQFSSTEDELDRMGVEEDENEEDLAVKLCRLANEVNASQFSSTEDELDRVGRGEDEEEVTDEETLWKLQPDRSQLRDLVSLVRASQFSSTEDELDRVGEKEGEMEQKVKQEIGSEMKELWEGAESMGDIDMKMFDLTDETEEMREQKSDENTREDVFDSWKETEDVWDDERDVKKGRNLLDERVKGNTSAGKEQLCVKDLEVFKPEKVLEPKERQEAHFKTREDAERTEHEIKPEPETEPAAKMNDEMEEFIKEGNERERKWKLAARSDEEDLEFDRIISSMLMMTLEDMQVETMKDTDGKSERRLEEVENSREQERKSVEQRKDASEETEQVSDERTEKIISNQRTRGVRGGNMEDGGQTCLTREKIKDSDQTSPESDLEETRVEGDMMETNAANENIKEVEQSSSPPHGGFLSPEEFQSDSNMELYQTIQLISSLLEQKYSAASLRSITTEVLKVLNTTEELLQGVDAQNHTWHPSVSLPPNMDPKTLDQQFSRLEENVYVAAGPVYGLEAELSDLEECARGICSSTSDMELTFLEEQVAATAARVQQSELQIGNISARIAALKSAGLNVDPQLRVTKARTSSVTPVTLDSSRHMRRRLPAPPVKEDKDA; encoded by the exons TGAACTGAAGCAGGAGCTGGATGAGGAGGGCAGTCGTTGTCTCCTCCTGTCGCGGCAGAGTTGCTTCAACCAGCGTTGCTGCATCCGCTGCTGCTCGCCCTTCACCTTCCTGCTCAACCCGAAGGGTCGGTGCAGAGACTGCAGCTACAACGTGTGCAAGGCCTGCCGGGTCTACAACCAGCGGGACAAAGCCTGGCTCTGCTCCGCCTGCCAAAAGTGCAG GTTGCTGAAGACTCAGTCACTCGAGTGGTTTTATACGAACGTGAAGAAACGCTTTAAGAGGTTCGGCAGTGCCAAAGTGCTGAAGACTCTCTACAGGAAACACCTGGCAGAGCACAGTGCTCTTTCAGAGCTCACAG AGGGCAGCGCCTGCGACGAGAGCATCTGCAATGAGGACAGCGTCAGTGGGAGCGACTCAACCTTCTACAGGCAAACTGAAG AGCACAGCCTGGAGGAGACGCTCACTGTGGCCATGCGGGTTGCAGAGGAGGCCATAGATGAAGCCATTTCTAGGGCTGAGTTTGACACCTCTACTCAG AAGAAGCAGAATGAAGCTCATTATCTGCAGGAGCACAAAGGAGAGCTCATCGAGGAGCTGGCCAGAACTATTGTGCAAAAA ATCACCAGCAGGAGGAACTCTTCGGCTGAGATGAGGGCAGAATACGACCACAAATGGCCCTCAGAGCAGAACACCAGCCTTCATCCTCATCAGTCAAATTGTGATCAAGTCTCCGGCTCCCTGAAGGCAAATCTCTGG AGGTCCCATTCAGCCTTCACACTGGACGACTGCTCTTGTACTCCGGAGCAAAACTGTCTGACAGCCTTAAAGAACGAAGCCAGCGGGTTGGCTATGACGGCGTGGAAGAGTGTGGATCGACTCGACAACTCTG TTCTGAAGAGTCCAGATGGGAACTGGATCGCCCTGCAGAGTGCCCAGCTGTCTCGCCCCAGCCTCCTCACCAAACGCAAGAGCCTGGTTTACAGTGCCTTGGAGAGGGAGTCCGGCGTGGTGTCAGCCTACGAAGGTCTGGGCTCTGACAACGAAACCAAACCAGAGGCTGATAGTGCCTGGGGAGCTGTCCTCCAGGAGATCCACAGGAAAATGACAGACTCTAAGTTCACCTCACACGGGCACAACGTCACACCTCTGGTGGACCCCCACGTCTGCAGCGATGATCCATTTTCAGACTCTGAGGGGCACTGGAAACCTATTAAACATCTGCTGGTTCATCTAAAGAAGAAAGTTCCTGCGGAGATCAGGAAGCCTTTGTCGTCTCGTAGGACCAGCATCATCGATGTGAACTTTAACCTCAAAGGAGGAGGGGAAAGGGAAGGGGTGAAGATGGCTGCTCAGCCAGAAACGAGAAAAATCAGGAAATCACGGAAGAAGAGGAGTAAAAAAAAGCCCTCTTCTGTACTG GATTTAAACAGAGAAAGTGATCCTCTACATCCATCTGATGCTGTGACTCCTACCACTCCCACCTCCGAAGCATCGACTCCTGAACCTTTTGACCTCGATGGTGACGTAACAGGAAAGGACTTTTCTTTGAATGTGCATCAATCTGAAGGCAGAGTTTCTGACTTTGACATGAGAGAAGGACCAGAAAAAGACAGAAGTGATGGAGAAACGGGGGTGATGACGAGACAGAGGGACATGGACTTGGGTGGACTGACACCAGAGGAGGaagagaaagaaaaagatgaaGAGGTGAGATGCAGTTTGTACAGACTTGTTTCACAGTCCAACCTCACCTACTTCTCTTCTACTAAAGATGATTTAGACAGAGTGGGACAAAGCGAAGGGGAGGGAGACACGGAGGAGGAGCAGAAGAGTCTTTCTAATAGACTTTTTCAGTTGGAAAAACGAGTCCAAGCAATGCAGTTCTCGTCCACTGAGGACGAGCTGGACAGAATGGGTGTTGAAGAGGACGAGAACGAGGAAGATCTGGCCGTGAAATTGTGCCGACTAGCTAATGAAGTTAATGCCTCCCAGTTTTCTTCTACTGAGGATGAGTTGGACAGAGTGGGAAGAGGAGAGGACGAAGAGGAGGTGACTGACGAGGAGACGTTGTGGAAGCTGCAGCCAGACAGAAGTCAGCTGAGGGATTTGGTCAGTTTGGTCAGAGCCTCGCAGTTTTCCTCCACTGAGGATGAGCTGGACAGAGTTGGAGAGAAGGAAGGAGAAATGGAGCAGAAAGTAAAACAGGAAATCGGGAGTGAGATGAAGGAGCTGTGGGAGGGAGCAGAATCCATGGGAGACATCGACATGAAAATGTTTGATTTGACAGATGAAACAGAGGAAATGAGAGAACAGAAAAGTGATGAAAATACAAGAGAAGATGTTTTTGATAGCTGGAAGGAGACTGAGGATGTTTGGGATGATGAAAGAGATGTAAAGAAAGGTAGAAATCTCCTGGATGAAAGAGTAAAGGGGAATACATCGGCTGGAAAAGAGCAACTATGTGTCAAAGATCTGGAAGTCTTCAAACCTGAGAAAGTACTGGAGCCAAAAGAAAGACAAGAGGCACACTTTAAAACAAGAGAGGACGCCGAGAGGACAGAACACGAGATAAAACCTGAACCAGAGACTGAGCCAGCAGCAAAAATGAATGATGAAATGGAAGAGTTCATAAAAGAAGGcaacgagagagagaggaaatgGAAATTGGCAGCAAGAAGTGATGAAGAAGACTTAGAATTTGACAGAATAATCAGCAGCATGTTGATGATGACTCTGGAGGACATGCAGGTGGAAACGATGAAGGACACAGATGGAAAAAGTGAGCGAAGACTAGAGGAGGTAGAGAATAGCAGAGAGCAGGAGAGAAAATCAGTGGAACAAAGAAAAGATGCTTCAGAGGAAACAGAACAAGTTTCAGACGAAAGGACAGAAAAAATCATCTCTAATCAACGGACTAGAGGTGTTAGAGGGGGAAACATGGAGGATGGAGGACAGACATGTTTAACTAGAGAGAAAATCAAAGACTCAGATCAGACAAGTCCAGAGTctgatttggaggagacaagagtGGAGGGAGACATGATGGAGACGAATGCAGCAAACGAAAACATTAAAGAGGTGGAGCAGAGCAGCTCTCCTCCTCACGGAGGGTTTCTGTCACCGGAGGAGTTTCAGAGC GATAGCAACATGGAGCTTTATCAAACTATACAGTTAATATCATCCCTTCTGGAGCAG AAATATTCTGCAGCGTCTCTGCGCAGCATCACCACCGAGGTGTTGAAGGTTCTGAACACCACTGAAGAGCTGCTGCAGGGAGTGGATGCTCAAAACCACACCTGGCATCCTTCTGTCTCGCTGCCACCAAACATGGACCCCAAAACACTGGACCAGCAGTTCTCCAGACTGGAGGAAAAT GTGTACGTTGCAGCCGGTCCAGTGTACGGTCTGGAGGCAGAGCTCAGTGATCTGGAGGAGTGCGCCAGAGGAATCTGCAGCTCCACATCCGACATGGAGCTGACTTTCCTGGAGGAGCAGGTGGCAGCAACTGCTGCTCGAGTTCAGCAGTCAGAGCTACAG ATAGGCAACATCTCTGCAAGAATCGCTGCTCTGAAGAGCGCCGGCCTCAACGTGGACCCTCAGTTACGCGTCACTAAAGCCAGGACCTCGTCAGTTACG CCTGTGACTCTGGACTCCTCGAGACACATGAGAAGAAGATTGCCTGCCCCGCCGGTGAAAG AAGACAAAGACGCCTAA
- the myripa gene encoding rab effector MyRIP isoform X2, translated as MMGRKLDLTGLSDNEATHVLQVVQRDMRLRKKEEERLSELKQELDEEGSRCLLLSRQSCFNQRCCIRCCSPFTFLLNPKGRCRDCSYNVCKACRVYNQRDKAWLCSACQKCRLLKTQSLEWFYTNVKKRFKRFGSAKVLKTLYRKHLAEHSALSELTEGSACDESICNEDSVSGSDSTFYRQTEEHSLEETLTVAMRVAEEAIDEAISRAEFDTSTQKKQNEAHYLQEHKGELIEELARTIVQKITSRRNSSAEMRAEYDHKWPSEQNTSLHPHQSNCDQVSGSLKANLWRSHSAFTLDDCSCTPEQNCLTALKNEASGLAMTAWKSVDRLDNSVLKSPDGNWIALQSAQLSRPSLLTKRKSLVYSALERESGVVSAYEGLGSDNETKPEADSAWGAVLQEIHRKMTDSKFTSHGHNVTPLVDPHVCSDDPFSDSEGHWKPIKHLLVHLKKKVPAEIRKPLSSRRTSIIDVNFNLKGGGEREGVKMAAQPETRKIRKSRKKRSKKKPSSVLDLNRESDPLHPSDAVTPTTPTSEASTPEPFDLDGDVTGKDFSLNVHQSEGRVSDFDMREGPEKDRSDGETGVMTRQRDMDLGGLTPEEEEKEKDEEVRCSLYRLVSQSNLTYFSSTKDDLDRVGQSEGEGDTEEEQKSLSNRLFQLEKRVQAMQFSSTEDELDRMGVEEDENEEDLAVKLCRLANEVNASQFSSTEDELDRVGRGEDEEEVTDEETLWKLQPDRSQLRDLVSLVRASQFSSTEDELDRVGEKEGEMEQKVKQEIGSEMKELWEGAESMGDIDMKMFDLTDETEEMREQKSDENTREDVFDSWKETEDVWDDERDVKKGRNLLDERVKGNTSAGKEQLCVKDLEVFKPEKVLEPKERQEAHFKTREDAERTEHEIKPEPETEPAAKMNDEMEEFIKEGNERERKWKLAARSDEEDLEFDRIISSMLMMTLEDMQVETMKDTDGKSERRLEEVENSREQERKSVEQRKDASEETEQVSDERTEKIISNQRTRGVRGGNMEDGGQTCLTREKIKDSDQTSPESDLEETRVEGDMMETNAANENIKEVEQSSSPPHGGFLSPEEFQSKYSAASLRSITTEVLKVLNTTEELLQGVDAQNHTWHPSVSLPPNMDPKTLDQQFSRLEENVYVAAGPVYGLEAELSDLEECARGICSSTSDMELTFLEEQVAATAARVQQSELQIGNISARIAALKSAGLNVDPQLRVTKARTSSVTPVTLDSSRHMRRRLPAPPVKEDKDA; from the exons TGAACTGAAGCAGGAGCTGGATGAGGAGGGCAGTCGTTGTCTCCTCCTGTCGCGGCAGAGTTGCTTCAACCAGCGTTGCTGCATCCGCTGCTGCTCGCCCTTCACCTTCCTGCTCAACCCGAAGGGTCGGTGCAGAGACTGCAGCTACAACGTGTGCAAGGCCTGCCGGGTCTACAACCAGCGGGACAAAGCCTGGCTCTGCTCCGCCTGCCAAAAGTGCAG GTTGCTGAAGACTCAGTCACTCGAGTGGTTTTATACGAACGTGAAGAAACGCTTTAAGAGGTTCGGCAGTGCCAAAGTGCTGAAGACTCTCTACAGGAAACACCTGGCAGAGCACAGTGCTCTTTCAGAGCTCACAG AGGGCAGCGCCTGCGACGAGAGCATCTGCAATGAGGACAGCGTCAGTGGGAGCGACTCAACCTTCTACAGGCAAACTGAAG AGCACAGCCTGGAGGAGACGCTCACTGTGGCCATGCGGGTTGCAGAGGAGGCCATAGATGAAGCCATTTCTAGGGCTGAGTTTGACACCTCTACTCAG AAGAAGCAGAATGAAGCTCATTATCTGCAGGAGCACAAAGGAGAGCTCATCGAGGAGCTGGCCAGAACTATTGTGCAAAAA ATCACCAGCAGGAGGAACTCTTCGGCTGAGATGAGGGCAGAATACGACCACAAATGGCCCTCAGAGCAGAACACCAGCCTTCATCCTCATCAGTCAAATTGTGATCAAGTCTCCGGCTCCCTGAAGGCAAATCTCTGG AGGTCCCATTCAGCCTTCACACTGGACGACTGCTCTTGTACTCCGGAGCAAAACTGTCTGACAGCCTTAAAGAACGAAGCCAGCGGGTTGGCTATGACGGCGTGGAAGAGTGTGGATCGACTCGACAACTCTG TTCTGAAGAGTCCAGATGGGAACTGGATCGCCCTGCAGAGTGCCCAGCTGTCTCGCCCCAGCCTCCTCACCAAACGCAAGAGCCTGGTTTACAGTGCCTTGGAGAGGGAGTCCGGCGTGGTGTCAGCCTACGAAGGTCTGGGCTCTGACAACGAAACCAAACCAGAGGCTGATAGTGCCTGGGGAGCTGTCCTCCAGGAGATCCACAGGAAAATGACAGACTCTAAGTTCACCTCACACGGGCACAACGTCACACCTCTGGTGGACCCCCACGTCTGCAGCGATGATCCATTTTCAGACTCTGAGGGGCACTGGAAACCTATTAAACATCTGCTGGTTCATCTAAAGAAGAAAGTTCCTGCGGAGATCAGGAAGCCTTTGTCGTCTCGTAGGACCAGCATCATCGATGTGAACTTTAACCTCAAAGGAGGAGGGGAAAGGGAAGGGGTGAAGATGGCTGCTCAGCCAGAAACGAGAAAAATCAGGAAATCACGGAAGAAGAGGAGTAAAAAAAAGCCCTCTTCTGTACTG GATTTAAACAGAGAAAGTGATCCTCTACATCCATCTGATGCTGTGACTCCTACCACTCCCACCTCCGAAGCATCGACTCCTGAACCTTTTGACCTCGATGGTGACGTAACAGGAAAGGACTTTTCTTTGAATGTGCATCAATCTGAAGGCAGAGTTTCTGACTTTGACATGAGAGAAGGACCAGAAAAAGACAGAAGTGATGGAGAAACGGGGGTGATGACGAGACAGAGGGACATGGACTTGGGTGGACTGACACCAGAGGAGGaagagaaagaaaaagatgaaGAGGTGAGATGCAGTTTGTACAGACTTGTTTCACAGTCCAACCTCACCTACTTCTCTTCTACTAAAGATGATTTAGACAGAGTGGGACAAAGCGAAGGGGAGGGAGACACGGAGGAGGAGCAGAAGAGTCTTTCTAATAGACTTTTTCAGTTGGAAAAACGAGTCCAAGCAATGCAGTTCTCGTCCACTGAGGACGAGCTGGACAGAATGGGTGTTGAAGAGGACGAGAACGAGGAAGATCTGGCCGTGAAATTGTGCCGACTAGCTAATGAAGTTAATGCCTCCCAGTTTTCTTCTACTGAGGATGAGTTGGACAGAGTGGGAAGAGGAGAGGACGAAGAGGAGGTGACTGACGAGGAGACGTTGTGGAAGCTGCAGCCAGACAGAAGTCAGCTGAGGGATTTGGTCAGTTTGGTCAGAGCCTCGCAGTTTTCCTCCACTGAGGATGAGCTGGACAGAGTTGGAGAGAAGGAAGGAGAAATGGAGCAGAAAGTAAAACAGGAAATCGGGAGTGAGATGAAGGAGCTGTGGGAGGGAGCAGAATCCATGGGAGACATCGACATGAAAATGTTTGATTTGACAGATGAAACAGAGGAAATGAGAGAACAGAAAAGTGATGAAAATACAAGAGAAGATGTTTTTGATAGCTGGAAGGAGACTGAGGATGTTTGGGATGATGAAAGAGATGTAAAGAAAGGTAGAAATCTCCTGGATGAAAGAGTAAAGGGGAATACATCGGCTGGAAAAGAGCAACTATGTGTCAAAGATCTGGAAGTCTTCAAACCTGAGAAAGTACTGGAGCCAAAAGAAAGACAAGAGGCACACTTTAAAACAAGAGAGGACGCCGAGAGGACAGAACACGAGATAAAACCTGAACCAGAGACTGAGCCAGCAGCAAAAATGAATGATGAAATGGAAGAGTTCATAAAAGAAGGcaacgagagagagaggaaatgGAAATTGGCAGCAAGAAGTGATGAAGAAGACTTAGAATTTGACAGAATAATCAGCAGCATGTTGATGATGACTCTGGAGGACATGCAGGTGGAAACGATGAAGGACACAGATGGAAAAAGTGAGCGAAGACTAGAGGAGGTAGAGAATAGCAGAGAGCAGGAGAGAAAATCAGTGGAACAAAGAAAAGATGCTTCAGAGGAAACAGAACAAGTTTCAGACGAAAGGACAGAAAAAATCATCTCTAATCAACGGACTAGAGGTGTTAGAGGGGGAAACATGGAGGATGGAGGACAGACATGTTTAACTAGAGAGAAAATCAAAGACTCAGATCAGACAAGTCCAGAGTctgatttggaggagacaagagtGGAGGGAGACATGATGGAGACGAATGCAGCAAACGAAAACATTAAAGAGGTGGAGCAGAGCAGCTCTCCTCCTCACGGAGGGTTTCTGTCACCGGAGGAGTTTCAGAGC AAATATTCTGCAGCGTCTCTGCGCAGCATCACCACCGAGGTGTTGAAGGTTCTGAACACCACTGAAGAGCTGCTGCAGGGAGTGGATGCTCAAAACCACACCTGGCATCCTTCTGTCTCGCTGCCACCAAACATGGACCCCAAAACACTGGACCAGCAGTTCTCCAGACTGGAGGAAAAT GTGTACGTTGCAGCCGGTCCAGTGTACGGTCTGGAGGCAGAGCTCAGTGATCTGGAGGAGTGCGCCAGAGGAATCTGCAGCTCCACATCCGACATGGAGCTGACTTTCCTGGAGGAGCAGGTGGCAGCAACTGCTGCTCGAGTTCAGCAGTCAGAGCTACAG ATAGGCAACATCTCTGCAAGAATCGCTGCTCTGAAGAGCGCCGGCCTCAACGTGGACCCTCAGTTACGCGTCACTAAAGCCAGGACCTCGTCAGTTACG CCTGTGACTCTGGACTCCTCGAGACACATGAGAAGAAGATTGCCTGCCCCGCCGGTGAAAG AAGACAAAGACGCCTAA